In the Granulosicoccus antarcticus IMCC3135 genome, GTACAAACGCGATGCCCAGCAACGTGGCAGTAATCGTGCCACCCAGCACACCTGAACCAATGGCCGTTCGTCCACCTGACCCAGCACCTGTGCTTAGAACCAGAGGCAACACACCCAGTGAGAACGCAATAGAGGTCATCAGGATAGGTCGGAAACGCTGCCTGGCTGCCATTGAGACCGCCTCATACAGCTCCATACCCTCCTCACGCCGCTCTTTGGCAAACTCAACGATCAGGATGGCGTTCTTACCGGTCAAGCCCATAACAGCCAGCAGACTTATCTGGAAGAACACACCGTTAGCGAACCCTCCCAGAAAGGCTGCCAGTAGCGCACCGAATATACCAATGGGCATAGCCAGCAGAACCGCGAAGGGAATGCTCCAGCTTTCATAAAGAGCTGCCATCGACAAGAACACAACTGCCAGTGCCAGGCCGAACAACAATGGCGCCTGAGAACCAGAGTCCTGCTCTTCCAGCGACAAACCCGTCCAGGAAACCGCAAACCCTGCCGGTAACTCTGCAGCCAATCGTTCGATTTCTGCAATAGCCTCACCGGTACTCACACCCGGAGCCGGAGCACCCTGGACCTGCATGGACGGCAAGCCGTTGTAACGCGTAATACCTTGCGGACCGAATGTCCAATTCCCGGTAGAGAATTCTGACAAAGGCACCAGACCACCAGTTGCATTACGCACACGCCAGAGCTCGAAGTCCTCAGGTGAGGAACGTGAGTCGGCCTCGCCCTGCACATACACCTTCTTGATTCTGCCCTGATCAAGGAAGTCGTTGACGTACTGACCCGACCAGGCGGTTGTCAGCAGTTGGCTGACATCACTGGCGGACACACCCAATGCACCTGCTCGACGCCAGTCCAGATCCAGATTGAACTGTGCCGCATCTTCGACACCATTGGGTCTGGCAGAGGCTATCAGTGGACTTTGAGCCGCACCGCCAAGCAATTGATTGCGAGCTTGCAGCAACTCTTCGTGAGTTTGCCCGGCACGTGCCTGCAGATAGAAGTCAAAACCGGAGACGTTACCCAGCTCGATGACGGAAGGCGGCACAATCGGGAATACAAACGCATCCTTGATTTTAGACAGCGCCCCGAAGGCTCTGCCTGCTATCGCCTTGACACCCAGAGATGGATCGTTACGCTCGGCCCAATCCTTCAGGGAAACGAACACCAGACCCATATTTTGCCCTTGACCTGCAAAGCTGAAGCCGACGATACCAAACACTGCTTCAACGGCATCGGATTCATTATCCAGATAATGATCTTCGATCGATTTGATCACTTCCAGAGTTCGCTCAGCGGTTGAGCCACTGGGAGTCTGTACCAGCGTAAACAGAATGCCCTGATCTTCGTCCGGCAAAAAACCTGTAGGAGTTCGCAGGAACAGCAAAGCCATACCAGCAGCCAGCGCCAGATAGAGGATACCCATACGAAATGGACGATGCGTGATCCAGTTGATTGAACCGGTGTAGTTATGCTGAACCCAGTCAAAACCTTTATTGAAGGGACCGAACAATCTGTTCTTGCCTTCTTCCTTGGGGGCTCTGAGCAATGTGGCACACAATGCCGGTGTCAGCGTCAATGCCACGAATACCGACAAGACCATCGCCGAGACAATCGTGATGGCGAACTGCTGATAGATAACGCCGGTTGAACCACCGAAAAATGCCATCGGCACGAATACCGCCGATACAACAATGGCAATACCGACCAGAGAACTTGACACCTGATCCATGGATTTTCGTGTTGCCTCCAGCGGGTTCAGACCCTCCTCCTCCATGATGCGCTCAACGTTCTCAACCACCACGATGGCATCATCGACCAACAGGCCGATCGCGAGCACCATGGCCAACATGGTCAGTGTGTTGATCGAGTACCCCGCGACTGAAAGGATGGCGAACGTTCCCAGCAGAACCACCGGAATGGCCAATGTCGGAATCAAGGTTGCACGTATGTTCTGCAAGAAGAGGTACATGACCAGGAAGACCAGCACGATGGCCTCGGCCAGAGTCATTACGACCTCTTCAATGGATATCTTGACGAACGGTGCAGTGTTATAGGGAATAACGTACTGGATGCCTTCAGGGAAGAACGAGGAGAGTTCCTGCATACGCTCTTCCACCGCTTCTGCCGTCTCCAGCGCATTGGCGCCAGTGGACAGACTGATGCCCATACCGGCAGCAGCTGCACGCTTGTAGCGTGCGATGGTGGAGTAGCTTTCAGAACCGATTTCGACTCTGGCGACATCTCCCAACAAGACCAGGCCACCATCAGTCTCTGCTCGAAGCACGATCTGGCGAAAGTCTTCCGGGGTACGTAATAGCGACTGTGCGGTGATGGTCGCATTGAGTTGTTGACCTTCGACAGTCGGCAGATCACCAAAGGCACCTGCTGAAATCTGAGCGTTTTCCGCACCCACTGCTGCTGTGACATCGGTGGGGGTCAGCTCATAGGCTGCCAGTAAGGATGGGTCCAGCCAGATACGCATGGCATACGGTGCGCCAAACAACTGCACATTACCAACACCATCAATTCGACTGATCTCATCGATCAGATTGGTCGAGACATAGTCGGCCAGATCCGCCCTGTTGAATGAGTCATCCTTGGCAGACAGTGCGACCACCATCAGGAAACCACTGGAGGATTTTTCAACCGTCAGGCCTAAACGCTGCACAATTTCAGGCAAGAGCGCAGTTGCTTGCGATACCTTGTTCTGCACCTGTACTTGCGCGATATCGGCATCGGTTCCTGTCTCGAATGTGAGAGTCACATTCGCGGTACCGGCGGAGGTTGAACTTGACGAGAAATACCGCAGACCGTCAAGCCCTGTCATTTGTTGTTCAATGACCTGTGTGACGGTATTGGTAATGGTTTCGGCAGAAGCACCGGGATAGGCCGCCGAGACGGAGACCGTTGGAGGGGCTATCTGTGGGTACTGCGCAACCGGTAAATTGAGGATCGAAAGAATCCCCACCCCCATGATAAGGATGGATAGGACCCAGGCGAAAATCGGGCGGTTAATAAAAAAGCGGGCCATAGGGTGTCTCTGGCAGAATCGTAGGCGGGTTCAGGAATGGATTAAGGGTGATGGGCCAAAGGCCCATCGGATTGCGCCCTATTGGCCGGCGGCGTCTTCAGTTTTTGGCGCTTCGGCATCCGAAGTCTGCTCTTCAGGAGTCACCTTTGATCCGGGTCCTACTTTCTGCACACCTTCCAGTACGATTCGATCACCTGCATTCAGACCTTCCTGAACGATCCACTGGTTGTCACGAGCTTGCAGGATAGTCAGCTGACGTAATTCGATCGTATCTTCATCGTTGACAACCAACGCTGTTGGCTTACCCTGACGATCACGACTGACAGCGTTCTGCGGCACCAGAAAAATGTTCTCCACCAGTTGTGTCTCTACATCCACCTTTACGTAGGTGCCGGGTAACAGCAATTTGTCAGCATTGGGAAACTGCATACGCAAAACCACAACGCCGGTCTGCATGTTGACTTGCGGCTCTGCGGCCGTCAAAAGCCCGGTCTCCGGATAGATTTCGCCATCCGCCAGTCTCAGCGTTACCTTGCGCTCGGTACTGCGCAAATCCATATTCGTATCCAGATTGTCGCGGCGCCACTTGAGCACGCTGCTGGCAGAGGCAGTAACATCCACATAGACACTGTCGATATTACGGATGACAGCCAGCGCATCTGCCTGGGAGGCGGTTACCAGAGCACCACGTGTTGTCATTGCCAGGCCGATTTCACCGCTCAATGGAGCAACAATCGTTGTCCGGTCCAGTTCGATACGGGCAGACTTCAGCTGGGCTTCTGCAACAGCGATGCTGGCCGCTGCCACGTCACGCGCTGCTACCGACTCATCCAGTTCACGTTGAGTGGAGACATCTCTCTTCATCAGCTCTTGTATGCGCTGAGCTTCTCTATCCGCGGCCTTGAATTGCGCCTTTGCCTGCGCAACGGCCGCTTCTGCCTGTGCAACGACCGCTTCGTAGGTCGCCGAATCTATCTTGTAGAGCACATCGCCCTGCTCAATGTGACTACCTTCCGTGAAGAATCGATCAGTGATGATGCCATTTACCTGAGGCCTGACTTCGGCAACGGCGGCGGCAACCACACGACCCGGAAGCAGGCTTGAGAGCATGATCTCCTGAGGCTGGACTGCGACGACGGTAACCGCCTGTGGCGGTGGTGCGTCCTGGGCTGCGACGACTGAAGAGCCGAGCATGAACAGGGCGATCAATGATTTGCTGAGCATGTTTCCTGCCGTTGCGTAAGAATGAAGTTGCGGCTTCAGGGCAAAGCGAGAATCGCTTTCCTTGTTCATTTCAAGGGGACTGATGATGTTCTACTCCTCAACGAGAATCTGATACTGGTGCCGCGTTGCCGCCTGCTCAACCAGCATGCAATTATGTCAGAATGTGAAATACGCGAGTGCTCTGCGTATGCACACCCGATGCGCGTACGTGTAGCAATGGGCTGCACTAGCAGCGATAAAGACGACAACCCTGCACCATAAAGCGTCTGAAACTGCGAAAACCAACTTTAATCGCGCGCTTTCAGTGCAGCCTTTAAACTCTTGAGCAGGGCTTGGACCTTTTCTGTCCTGTGCAGATCAACATGTGTGACCTGCCAGACAGTCAGGAACCAGGATTCATTGTGGGGCAATATCTGATGGAAGTCATCACGACCTGCCACATCATATTGAGAAAGGAACCCCATCCCCAGCCCTTCCGAGATGGCATGCAGGTTAACCCACATATGATTTGAGGACACCGAATACTGCTCGGGTTTTACGTACTCACGGACCCACGGTATGAAAGGCAGCAACTTGCCTTCAAGAGGCGGCACGACAAAGTCATGCCCTTCCATGTTTTCGAGATTCTCCGGCAAACCGAACCTTTGCACGTAACTCTCATGTGCATAGAGATTGAAATGCACGCGATCAAACGTCCGCACGACATAATCAGGATGATCAGGCCTGGTCCCGACACGCAAAGCCACGTGCGCCTCACCATACTCAAGCCGGGCCAGATCCTCGGTAGCAATGATGTGAACCCGGCATTTGGGGTGTTGCCTGCGAAACTCTGCAACAGGCTTCATGATCAGATCTGAGAAAGGCGCCAGCATGGTGATCTTGATTTCACCCTCAAGTTCTGACTTGCCGCTACGCACCCGCCCGGCCATGTCGTTGATCAGCTCTTCTGTCTTCTGGGCAGCCCGCAAAACCTGCTCGCCGATCTCGGTCAGCGTGTAGCCACGCGAGTGCCGTATGAAGATACGGGCACCAATAGCCTCTTCCAGGACATCGATGTGACGATTGACCGTGGCCCGATGAAACCCCAGGACATCAGCAGCTGCGCTGACGGTTCCCAGTTTGGCGACCTGATATGCCGTCCTCAGCTCTGCCCATTTATCCATGCCTGACTGTTCAATTTACGCGCACCCGATGCTCATTATCGCGCATCCAATCCCGAATGCCTATTTATTTGACTATACGAATAATTAATACTGATGCGTGATGCTGAATGAGCCGAAAGGATCAACTTCCCCGCCACCCTTGGTTTCTGCATATAAGAGAGTGAAGGCAAATGTGCCCATATTCCAGCTGACGCCCGCTGACATCATGCTTCTTGAGTGGTCCAGGGGTACCGAATGGCTGTCCCTGAAGGTATTGCCGTTGATGAATATATCGTTAACGACCACACCAACCTCGCCACCCACAAAAGCGTACCAGGCACTGTCGTTCAGGAAGGCAAGGTTATTGACCTGCCTGTCCGGCAACAAGGAGGCGGTGGCATGGCTCAATTCAAGCAAATTGCCGACGCGAAATACTGCAGACACCGATGCCCCCGACTGTATCGTGCCGACGCCGGCGGTACCACGCAAAATCAAGTCACTCTCTAATGCACGCTCGCTTGATGATGCGAACACACGTTCGCCATGGGAAGCTGCAATCAGAAAAACGAGTTCGTTTCCAAGTTGATTGTCCCAACCTTTTGGCTCTTCTGATCCGGTTATCCGATGGATGAACCGTTGTGAAGGTTCAGCCAGTGACAGCTCACCGACCACACCGACCGTGAGTGAGAGCTGATCAGAATGAATTTTGTCGAAGGCGTACAACATCGCTCGAGCGCCGAGGAAGCCGGCATAGGGAGGCTCGTCAAGCTGTAATTCAGTCACAGTGATATCTGTCGGCGTATGCATGGACTGAGAGTAGGAATAAGCCACAGCGCGTTGACGGTCGGGAAGCGTTGCCATATAGGTCTTGTTGGTCAGGTAGAGCAACCAGCCTGGCAGATTATTTTCGGTGAAGCTTTCATAGGGCCCATGAGCTACCGAAAAACCTATTCCGTTGGTATAGCCGCCATCCGTGCCTGCGAATATATCGTTCTCGAATGTCAAGGTCCACGCCTGCCCAGGTTCCGTATCCGGAAACAGTTCGCCTTCGCTTTCGCTGTCACTGGCATTCGCCTGAGTGGCTGACATCAGCAGGACAAACATCAACTGGCTGGCAAGCATCATCTTGCCGATGACTCTGCTTGTCATGAATTGCGATAGGGACATTGTTGAACTATTTTTCTGTTTATTTCTAAAAGGCTGTCGCCAGCCGCGCGGGGGATTCTTGCACAAAAACGGACAACACAAGAGCATCGATATCACAATCAAGTTCAGCGAGTGGAAGACAGCAATGCAATCATGGATTTCAAACAAACAGCACAGGATGCTGGACTGCTAGAATGGTGATGACGTCGACATTCAAGGAGGAATCGATGAACAACATGAAATGCCCGCGATGCAATACACCGCTATCTGCAGGAAGCTATGCCTCAGCCCGAGTATTTCGTTGCGACAATTGTGCAGGGATTGCATTAAAACAAGCCAGCATATTACCTGTTCTCGAGAACCCAGCCCTCCGACCTGGTCGGCTTACAAATGACGCTCAGAGCAGTCGAACAGGCTTTTTTAATAGGCTTCGTACTGGGTTAATGGGTCCCTGGCAAGAGTGCAAACAACTTTTCACTGAAACCTCCGGCTGCAAGCTGCATGGCAATTGAAAAAGTCAGTATTGAGGCTGTTTCGGTCAGAGGATAAGGCAAGCCGTACCCGGGTAACAGGTTCTTGCACAGAACCGGGCAGCACAAGAGCGTCGAATTCACGATACTCTGCCAATTCTCGGGCAGGCTACCGCGCTTCTGCAACTCGGCAATCAATGGCTCCCATACGTGTTCGATCTGTGACTGCAGATACGCCTGCCGCAAGGGGCTCATCTGCCAGTCATGATTGACATGCAGAATCCCCTCTTCCAATTCAACCGACACACTGGCTTCCAGCTCTGCCGGATCATAGAGCATATTGGGATGGGCATAACAGATGTGATATAGAGCTTTGCAGGGAGCCTGTAATGCTGGAATGTGAGAACCGGCGAAAG is a window encoding:
- a CDS encoding efflux RND transporter permease subunit yields the protein MARFFINRPIFAWVLSILIMGVGILSILNLPVAQYPQIAPPTVSVSAAYPGASAETITNTVTQVIEQQMTGLDGLRYFSSSSTSAGTANVTLTFETGTDADIAQVQVQNKVSQATALLPEIVQRLGLTVEKSSSGFLMVVALSAKDDSFNRADLADYVSTNLIDEISRIDGVGNVQLFGAPYAMRIWLDPSLLAAYELTPTDVTAAVGAENAQISAGAFGDLPTVEGQQLNATITAQSLLRTPEDFRQIVLRAETDGGLVLLGDVARVEIGSESYSTIARYKRAAAAGMGISLSTGANALETAEAVEERMQELSSFFPEGIQYVIPYNTAPFVKISIEEVVMTLAEAIVLVFLVMYLFLQNIRATLIPTLAIPVVLLGTFAILSVAGYSINTLTMLAMVLAIGLLVDDAIVVVENVERIMEEEGLNPLEATRKSMDQVSSSLVGIAIVVSAVFVPMAFFGGSTGVIYQQFAITIVSAMVLSVFVALTLTPALCATLLRAPKEEGKNRLFGPFNKGFDWVQHNYTGSINWITHRPFRMGILYLALAAGMALLFLRTPTGFLPDEDQGILFTLVQTPSGSTAERTLEVIKSIEDHYLDNESDAVEAVFGIVGFSFAGQGQNMGLVFVSLKDWAERNDPSLGVKAIAGRAFGALSKIKDAFVFPIVPPSVIELGNVSGFDFYLQARAGQTHEELLQARNQLLGGAAQSPLIASARPNGVEDAAQFNLDLDWRRAGALGVSASDVSQLLTTAWSGQYVNDFLDQGRIKKVYVQGEADSRSSPEDFELWRVRNATGGLVPLSEFSTGNWTFGPQGITRYNGLPSMQVQGAPAPGVSTGEAIAEIERLAAELPAGFAVSWTGLSLEEQDSGSQAPLLFGLALAVVFLSMAALYESWSIPFAVLLAMPIGIFGALLAAFLGGFANGVFFQISLLAVMGLTGKNAILIVEFAKERREEGMELYEAVSMAARQRFRPILMTSIAFSLGVLPLVLSTGAGSGGRTAIGSGVLGGTITATLLGIAFVPLFFVIIARVFGKSK
- a CDS encoding efflux RND transporter periplasmic adaptor subunit, with the protein product MNKESDSRFALKPQLHSYATAGNMLSKSLIALFMLGSSVVAAQDAPPPQAVTVVAVQPQEIMLSSLLPGRVVAAAVAEVRPQVNGIITDRFFTEGSHIEQGDVLYKIDSATYEAVVAQAEAAVAQAKAQFKAADREAQRIQELMKRDVSTQRELDESVAARDVAAASIAVAEAQLKSARIELDRTTIVAPLSGEIGLAMTTRGALVTASQADALAVIRNIDSVYVDVTASASSVLKWRRDNLDTNMDLRSTERKVTLRLADGEIYPETGLLTAAEPQVNMQTGVVVLRMQFPNADKLLLPGTYVKVDVETQLVENIFLVPQNAVSRDRQGKPTALVVNDEDTIELRQLTILQARDNQWIVQEGLNAGDRIVLEGVQKVGPGSKVTPEEQTSDAEAPKTEDAAGQ
- a CDS encoding LysR family transcriptional regulator → MDKWAELRTAYQVAKLGTVSAAADVLGFHRATVNRHIDVLEEAIGARIFIRHSRGYTLTEIGEQVLRAAQKTEELINDMAGRVRSGKSELEGEIKITMLAPFSDLIMKPVAEFRRQHPKCRVHIIATEDLARLEYGEAHVALRVGTRPDHPDYVVRTFDRVHFNLYAHESYVQRFGLPENLENMEGHDFVVPPLEGKLLPFIPWVREYVKPEQYSVSSNHMWVNLHAISEGLGMGFLSQYDVAGRDDFHQILPHNESWFLTVWQVTHVDLHRTEKVQALLKSLKAALKARD
- a CDS encoding lipid A deacylase LpxR family protein, with product MSLSQFMTSRVIGKMMLASQLMFVLLMSATQANASDSESEGELFPDTEPGQAWTLTFENDIFAGTDGGYTNGIGFSVAHGPYESFTENNLPGWLLYLTNKTYMATLPDRQRAVAYSYSQSMHTPTDITVTELQLDEPPYAGFLGARAMLYAFDKIHSDQLSLTVGVVGELSLAEPSQRFIHRITGSEEPKGWDNQLGNELVFLIAASHGERVFASSSERALESDLILRGTAGVGTIQSGASVSAVFRVGNLLELSHATASLLPDRQVNNLAFLNDSAWYAFVGGEVGVVVNDIFINGNTFRDSHSVPLDHSRSMMSAGVSWNMGTFAFTLLYAETKGGGEVDPFGSFSITHQY
- a CDS encoding zf-TFIIB domain-containing protein, with amino-acid sequence MKCPRCNTPLSAGSYASARVFRCDNCAGIALKQASILPVLENPALRPGRLTNDAQSSRTGFFNRLRTGLMGPWQECKQLFTETSGCKLHGN